CGTATTCCAAGCAGATGGAAGCTCAAGCGGCGTGAGGGCCGGGCACCTGCGCCGTCAATAAAGCGGCTGTCCTTCCCCCGGGAGGAAGGACAGCCGAACCGGCTCGGGTCCGCTTCAGGTGCTCGTTCCCGGCGCGCTCAGTTTCTTCTGCCGCATCGCCTGGATCAAGCCCTCGTAGGACGATCTGGCCAGCACGCGGCTGAACTGCGAGCGGTAGTTGTTCACGAGGCTGATGTTTTCGATCACGACGTCGGAGACCTTCCAGTCACCGCCTACTTCATGCAACCGGTAGTCGAGGGATAGCTCCTCGCCCTTGGGATTGACGATCCTGGTCTTCACCTCGGCGAATCCGCTCTCCTGCCGCTCGGAGACGAACCGGACCTTCTCGCCGCTGTAGGATTCGATCCGGTCCAGGTAAGCGCTCTCGAGGAGGTCGCTGAAGAGCCTGACGAATTCTTTCTGCTCGTCGGGGGTTCGCTTCTGCCACTGAGGTCCGAGCGAGCGCTTGGCCATCTCGGTGAAGTCGAACCGCTCGTAAACGATCTGCCGCAGCTTTTCCCGCCGGCGCTGGTTTTGCGCTTCCCCTTTGAGCGACGGGTCCGCGAGGACGGCGAGAATCTTGTCGATCGATTGCCTGAGCCGATCCGCGGCGCTGCCAGCCGTTGCGGAAGCCGGCCGCACGAGGATTACGGCGATCATTAAAAGCCGGAGAATCGATCTGTTCGGTGTCATAACGCTCTTTCTTCCTCCCTTCGAAGGTCCGCGCCGCCAGAGCAGCGCGGTCACGGCCGGACGACGCAACGCTCATGCCACCGACGGCGACATTCATGAAGCGCGCGGAAGCCGAAGGCTTTTACGGCCGTGCGGAAACGTCCAGAAAGTCGGCCTGTAGGAATTCGCCGACACTCCGGCCGAAGTAGGCCGAACACGGACAATCCGGACGGCCTCAGGGCGGCGGCGAAATGGCTTTGACTTGATCCACGCCTTTGCGTATTGTCAACCGGAGCATATCCGGGAAGGAGGAGCTCCCCATGGAATACGACCTGCTCGTGCGGCGCGGCCGGATCGTCGACGGTTCAGGACTGCCTTCCTTCGTGGCCGATCTCGGTGTCAGGGACGGGAAGATCGTCGAGATCGGGCGTCTGACGGGCGCCGCGGCCAGGACCATCGACGCTGAAGGTCTCGCGGTAGCGCCGGGCTTCATCGATCATCACACGCATCTCGACGCCCAGATGCTATGGGACCCCTACGGGACCTGCGAGCCGCAGCATGGGATCACCACCGTCATCATGGGAAACTGCGGCCTCACGCTGGCCCCGGTGAGCGCGGGGGGTGAGGACGCGCTGGTCAAGAGCTTCGTGCGCGTGGAGGCGATCCCGCGGTTCGCGCTGGAGCAGGGAGTGAAGTGGGCGTGGCGCAGCTACGGCGACTATCTCGACAATTTCGAAGGCAAGGTCGGGATCAACGTCGGCGGGCTGGTGGGCCATATCGCCCTCCGGCACGACGTCATGGGCGAAGAGGCGGTGGAGCGCGCCGCGACGCCGAAAGAAGTTCAGCGGATGCGGGCGGCGGTGCTCGAGGCGATGCAGGGCGGCGCGCTCGGGATCTCCACGAACCGTAACGAACGGCACATGCGCGAGGATGGCAAGCCCGTGGCCAGCCGGCTGGCGGACGACGAGGAGCTGTTCGCGCTCTGCGACGTGC
This window of the Candidatus Zixiibacteriota bacterium genome carries:
- a CDS encoding ABC transporter substrate-binding protein, with protein sequence MTPNRSILRLLMIAVILVRPASATAGSAADRLRQSIDKILAVLADPSLKGEAQNQRRREKLRQIVYERFDFTEMAKRSLGPQWQKRTPDEQKEFVRLFSDLLESAYLDRIESYSGEKVRFVSERQESGFAEVKTRIVNPKGEELSLDYRLHEVGGDWKVSDVVIENISLVNNYRSQFSRVLARSSYEGLIQAMRQKKLSAPGTST